A genomic window from Carassius auratus strain Wakin chromosome 19, ASM336829v1, whole genome shotgun sequence includes:
- the LOC113119356 gene encoding uncharacterized protein LOC113119356 isoform X2: MRRTCLSWCLFLLFVWYPAGSIVTELELEDTYRDWDLGSGLHELLNSFPADSPFVREAPGRPANCTQRFWLPPSSPVCWDDIAGPEEFEKSRLLVLQNRAALQAVSTSSGLEEGGASYDQQARENMQGIRADHLAVAQTADTMQKVFMDLDEKRKEGKEHYTFSSLKEQTDNTKDSIAKKEQVAALLEKHLANLERSLNTMQLRLSKLLPQ; this comes from the exons ATGAGAAGGACTTGTTTGTCCTGGTGCCTGTTCCTGCTGTTTGTCTGGTACCCAGCGGGCAGCATAGTGACAGAGCTTGAGCTGGAGGATACGTACCGGGACTGGGACTTGGGTTCTGGGTTACACGAACTCCTAAACAGCTTTCCAGCTGATAGTCCATTTGTCAGAGAGGCGCCTGGCAGGCCGGCCAACTGCACTCAGCGCTTCTGGCTTCCTCCATCCTCCCCTGTGTGCTGGGATGATATAGCAGGCCCAGAGGAGTTTGAGAAGTCCCGCCTTCTCGTGCTGCAGAACAGGGCGGCCCTGCAGGCTGTATCCACATCTAGTGGTCTCGAGGAAGGAGGTGCGTCCTATGATCAACAGGCCAGGGAGAACATGCAGGGCATCCGGGCTGACCATCTCGCTGTGGCCCAGACCGCTGATACAATGCAGAAGGTGTTCATGGATTTAGATGAGAAGAGGAAGGAGGGGAAAGAGCATTATACCTTCTCAAG tctgaaGGAGCAAACTGACAACACGAAAGACTCCATTGCTAAAAAGGAGCAAGTAGCAGCTCTTCTAGAGAAACATCTTGCCAATCTGGAGAGGTCTTTGAACACTATGCAGCTTCGACTGTCCAAACTACTTCCCCAGTAA
- the LOC113119356 gene encoding uncharacterized protein LOC113119356 isoform X1 translates to MLLLQDRMRRTCLSWCLFLLFVWYPAGSIVTELELEDTYRDWDLGSGLHELLNSFPADSPFVREAPGRPANCTQRFWLPPSSPVCWDDIAGPEEFEKSRLLVLQNRAALQAVSTSSGLEEGGASYDQQARENMQGIRADHLAVAQTADTMQKVFMDLDEKRKEGKEHYTFSSLKEQTDNTKDSIAKKEQVAALLEKHLANLERSLNTMQLRLSKLLPQ, encoded by the exons ATGCTGTTGCTCCAGGACAGAATGAGAAGGACTTGTTTGTCCTGGTGCCTGTTCCTGCTGTTTGTCTGGTACCCAGCGGGCAGCATAGTGACAGAGCTTGAGCTGGAGGATACGTACCGGGACTGGGACTTGGGTTCTGGGTTACACGAACTCCTAAACAGCTTTCCAGCTGATAGTCCATTTGTCAGAGAGGCGCCTGGCAGGCCGGCCAACTGCACTCAGCGCTTCTGGCTTCCTCCATCCTCCCCTGTGTGCTGGGATGATATAGCAGGCCCAGAGGAGTTTGAGAAGTCCCGCCTTCTCGTGCTGCAGAACAGGGCGGCCCTGCAGGCTGTATCCACATCTAGTGGTCTCGAGGAAGGAGGTGCGTCCTATGATCAACAGGCCAGGGAGAACATGCAGGGCATCCGGGCTGACCATCTCGCTGTGGCCCAGACCGCTGATACAATGCAGAAGGTGTTCATGGATTTAGATGAGAAGAGGAAGGAGGGGAAAGAGCATTATACCTTCTCAAG tctgaaGGAGCAAACTGACAACACGAAAGACTCCATTGCTAAAAAGGAGCAAGTAGCAGCTCTTCTAGAGAAACATCTTGCCAATCTGGAGAGGTCTTTGAACACTATGCAGCTTCGACTGTCCAAACTACTTCCCCAGTAA
- the LOC113119355 gene encoding protein argonaute-2, giving the protein MYPIGAAGAAELCQGHQSSGSDVSAPLSPPAQEYVFKPPQRPDFGTMGRTIKLQANFFEMEIPKLEVYHYDIDIKPEKCPRRVNREIVEHMVQHFKTQIFGDRKPVYDGRKNLYTAMPLPIGREKVELEVTIPGEGKDRSFKVAIKWMSCVSLQALHEALTGRLPNIPFETIQALDVVMRHLPSMRYTPVGRSFFTPSEGCSNPLGGGREVWFGFHQSVRPSLWKMMLNIDVSATAFYKAQPVIEFMCEVLDFKSIEEQQKPLTDSQRVKFTKEIKGLKVEITHCGQMKRKYRVCNVTRRPASHQTFPLQQENGQTIECTVAQYFKDKYKLVLRYPHLPCLQVGQEQKHTYLPLEVCNIVAGQRCIKKLTDNQTSTMIRATARSAPDRQDEISKLMRSANFNTDPYVREFGVLVRDEMTEVNGRVLQAPSILYGGRNKAIATPVQGVWDMRNKQFHTGIEIKVWAIACFAPQRQCTELLLKAFTDQLRKISRDAGMPIQGQPCFCKYAQGADSVEPMFKHLKYTYQGLQLVVVILPGKTPVYAEVKRVGDTVLGMATQCVQVKNVQKTTPQTLSNLCLKINVKLGGVNNILLPQGRPLVFQQPVIFLGADVTHPPAGDGKKPSIAAVVGSMDAHPSRYCATVRVQQHRQDIIQDLATMVRELLIQFYKSTRFKPTRIIYYRDGISEGQFNQVLQHELLAIREACIKLEKDYQPGITFVVVQKRHHTRLFCMDRNERVGKSGNIPAGTTVDTKITHPSEFDFYLCSHAGIQGTSRPSHYHVLWDDNHFTSDELQVLTYQLCHTYVRCTRSVSIPAPAYYAHLVAFRARYHLVDKEHDSAEGSHTSGQSNGRDQQALAKAVQIHQDTLRTMYFA; this is encoded by the exons CTCCCCTGTCTCCTCCGGCACAAGAGTATGTCTTCAAACCACCTCAACGGCCAGACTTTGGCACAATGGGTCGGACAATCAAGCTTCAGGCCAACTTCTTTGAAATGGAAATACCCAAGCTGGAGGTGTACCATTACGACATAGATATAAAGCCCGAGAAATGCCCACGGAGAGTAAACCG TGAAATTGTTGAGCACATGGTCCAGCACTTTAAGACGCAAATCTTTGGAGATCGAAAGCCTGTGTATGATGGAAGGAAGAATCTCTACACTGCCATGCCTTTACCCATTGGAAGAGAAAAA GTGGAACTGGAGGTCACAATTCCAGGTGAGGGAAAAGACAGGAGTTTTAAAGTAGCTATCAAATGGATGTCCTGTGTGAGTCTGCAAGCTCTACATGAAGCACTGACTGGACGGCTACCAAACATCCCTTTTGAGACCATTCAGGCTCTGGACGTTGTCATGAGACATTTGCCCTCTATGAG GTACACCCCAGTCGGACGTTCATTCTTCACTCCCTCTGAGGGCTGCTCCAACCCCCTCGGTGGAGGAAGAGAAGTCTGGTTTGGCTTCCATCAGTCTGTTCGACCATCCCTCTGGAAGATGATGCTCAACATTGATG tgtCTGCCACTGCGTTCTACAAAGCTCAACCTGTGATTGAGTTCATGTGTGAAGTTTTGGATTTTAAAAGCATTGAAGAGCAACAGAAGCCTTTAACGGATTCCCAGAGAGTGAAGTTTACCAAGGAAATCAAAG GATTGAAGGTTGAAATCACTCACTGTGGACAGATGAAGAGAAAATACAGGGTGTGTAATGTGACTAGGAGACCAGCCAGCCATCAAAC GTTTCCCTTACAGCAAGAGAATGGTCAGACTATTGAATGCACTGTCGCCCAGTACTTTAAGGATAAGTACAAACTGGTGCTGCGATATCCACATCTCCCATGTTTACAAGTTGGTCAGGAGCAAAAACACACTTACCTTCCATTGGAG gTCTGTAACATAGTAGCCGGACAGAGATGCATCAAAAAACTGACAGACAACCAGACCTCCACTATGATACGTGCCACAGCCAGGTCTGCGCCTGATCGCCAGGATGAGATCAGCAAACTG ATGAGAAGTGCCAACTTCAACACAGATCCTTATGTGCGTGAGTTTGGAGTTCTGGTTCGAGACGAGATGACTGAGGTCAATGGTCGGGTCCTTCAGGCACCTTCAATTCTCTATGGTGGAAGG AACAAAGCAATAGCAACCCCAGTCCAGGGTGTGTGGGACATGAGGAACAAGCAGTTCCACACAGGGATTGAGATCAAAGTGTGGGCTATTGCCTGCTTTGCCCCGCAGAGGCAGTGTACAGAACTTCTTCTGAA GGCATTTACTGATCAGCTCCGTAAGATTTCACGTGATGCTGGGATGCCCATTCAGGGCCAGCCGTGTTTTTGCAAATATGCCCAGGGAGCAGACAGTGTGGAGCCCATGTTCAAACACCTCAAGTACACATACCAAGGCTTACAGTTGGTGGTGGTCATTCTACCTGGGAAGACTCCAGTTTATG CTGAGGTGAAGCGTGTTGGAGATACTGTTCTTGGCATGGCCACGCAATGTGTCCAGGTGAAGAATGTACAGAAAACCACACCTCAGACCCTTTCAAACCTCTGCCTCAAGATTAATGTCAAACTGGGTGGAGTCAACAACATTCTTCTTCCACAGGGCAG gCCCTTGGTGTTTCAGCAACCAGTCATCTTTCTGGGTGCAGATGTGACTCATCCACCAGCTGGCGATGGCAAGAAACCCTCAATTGCTGCT gttGTTGGCAGTATGGATGCCCACCCAAGCCGATACTGTGCCACGGTGCGGGTGCAGCAGCACCGTCAGGACATCATTCAGGATCTAGCCACCATGGTGAGAGAGCTGCTGATCCAGTTCTACAAATCCACACGCTTTAAACCAACACGCATAATCTACTACAGAGATGGCATCTCAGAGGGCCAGTTCAACCAG GTTCTACAGCATGAACTGCTGGCTATTCGTGAAGCCTGCATCAAGCTGGAGAAAGATTATCAACCAGGCATCACCTTTGTAGTAGTGCAGAAGAGACACCACACCAGGCTCTTCTGCATGGACCGGAATGAGCGG GTTGGAAAGAGTGGCAACATCCCTGCCGGCACCACAGTTGACACCAAAATTACTCATCCGTCTGAGTTTGACTTTTATCTTTGCAGTCATGCCGGAATTCAG GGAACCAGCAGGCCATCCCACTATCACGTGCTGTGGGACGACAACCATTTCACCTCTGATGAGCTGCAGGTCCTCACCTACCAACTGTGCCACACATATGTGCGCTGCACCCGCTCTGTCTCCATTCCTGCACCAGCCTACTACGCTCACCTGGTGGCGTTTCGTGCTCGCTACCACTTGGTTGACAAAGAACATGACAG TGCTGAAGGCAGTCATACGTCAGGTCAAAGTAATGGTAGAGACCAGCAAGCCCTGGCCAAAGCTGTGCAGATCCACCAGGACACTCTGCGTACCATGTACTTCGCCTGA